In one window of Paucidesulfovibrio gracilis DSM 16080 DNA:
- a CDS encoding heavy metal translocating P-type ATPase: MAAKAENRKHGFTIAHEVEKRIRLRSRRLFDPSLDLRYLEALAESLPGVQRARTNKWGSSIVIEYDGNPANRARILNLLENIPKDAYMPGGTGQGAISLPTVGTQGAVAGLTPFMPAEAAAPTSWLLGMPTMLEGLHTLLYDGVKVEVLDASAVAFSLLRRDYFTANAIVAMLGLGSYMENWTEKKSDELLKSLLRPQVEKVSVERDAREVRVDFTDLAVGDLVICGSGELVPVDGVVVDGDAALNQSSITGESLPVHVSEGDSVLSGAVVEDGRIKIAAQNVGRETSMARIGRFLENSLRTRSTSQKKSDELADKLVPVTFALGLGLFALTRDVTRAASVLTVDYSCAIKLASPVAVKTAMHAAGHCGVLLKGAQALDNLARIDTIVFDKTGTLTRGNLKVTDVLPLGGGSDAELLALAAGAEEHYSHPVARAVVAEAEARALPLPPMSQVDFIVAHGVSAYVEGEQVLVGSRHFLEDDEGVDCSGVEALGRELRSGGKSLLYVARSGKLAGVIALRDELRPEAGQALSMLKERGIRKIVMLTGDHKDTAQSIAADLGCVDEIHWELKPEDKADLLRELQDAGHFLAFAGDGVNDAPALVSADVGICMPGGADLAREAAQVVLLEDDLRLLAMARDLAANTQHVLTRSFQAAVGINSAILLAASTGKLSPVVSAFLHNASTLGILGYAGMAGRGAKATKTRSNAANRSQEK; this comes from the coding sequence ATGGCCGCGAAAGCGGAAAACCGGAAACACGGCTTCACCATCGCGCATGAGGTGGAGAAGCGAATCAGATTGCGCAGTCGCCGCCTATTCGATCCATCCCTGGATTTGCGATATCTGGAGGCATTGGCTGAATCGTTGCCCGGGGTACAGCGCGCCCGGACCAACAAATGGGGATCCAGCATCGTCATTGAATATGATGGAAATCCCGCTAACCGGGCGCGGATTTTGAATCTGCTCGAAAACATCCCAAAGGACGCCTACATGCCCGGCGGAACCGGGCAGGGAGCCATCTCCCTGCCCACGGTGGGAACGCAGGGTGCGGTGGCCGGGCTTACCCCGTTCATGCCGGCGGAAGCCGCAGCCCCCACCAGCTGGCTTTTAGGCATGCCCACCATGCTCGAAGGCCTGCACACCCTGTTGTACGACGGGGTCAAGGTGGAGGTTCTCGACGCTTCGGCCGTGGCGTTTTCCCTGTTGCGGCGCGATTACTTCACGGCCAATGCCATCGTTGCCATGCTGGGACTCGGCTCCTACATGGAAAATTGGACCGAGAAAAAATCCGACGAATTGCTCAAGAGTCTGCTGCGTCCCCAGGTGGAAAAAGTCTCTGTGGAACGCGATGCCCGGGAGGTTCGTGTAGACTTCACCGATCTGGCGGTAGGCGATTTGGTCATTTGCGGCAGCGGTGAGCTGGTGCCGGTGGACGGTGTGGTGGTGGACGGAGACGCGGCCTTGAATCAAAGTTCCATTACCGGCGAATCCCTGCCGGTGCATGTGAGCGAAGGCGATTCCGTTCTTTCCGGGGCCGTGGTGGAAGACGGGCGCATCAAGATCGCGGCGCAAAACGTGGGCCGCGAAACCAGCATGGCCCGGATCGGAAGGTTTTTGGAAAACTCTCTACGGACCCGTTCCACGTCGCAAAAAAAGAGTGATGAGCTGGCCGACAAGCTGGTCCCGGTGACTTTTGCCCTGGGGTTGGGCCTCTTTGCCCTGACCCGGGACGTGACCCGGGCCGCCTCGGTACTCACCGTGGACTATTCCTGCGCCATCAAGCTGGCCTCCCCCGTGGCCGTAAAAACCGCCATGCATGCGGCCGGGCATTGCGGTGTGCTGCTCAAAGGCGCGCAGGCGCTGGATAACCTGGCACGCATCGACACCATCGTTTTCGACAAGACCGGCACCCTGACCCGTGGCAACCTCAAGGTCACGGACGTGCTCCCCTTGGGCGGCGGGTCGGACGCGGAATTGCTCGCTCTGGCCGCCGGGGCCGAGGAGCATTATTCCCATCCCGTGGCCCGGGCTGTGGTGGCCGAGGCCGAGGCCCGGGCATTGCCTCTGCCGCCTATGAGTCAGGTGGACTTCATCGTGGCCCATGGTGTTTCCGCCTATGTGGAGGGGGAACAGGTTCTGGTGGGCAGCCGCCATTTCCTGGAAGATGACGAAGGGGTGGATTGTTCCGGTGTGGAAGCCTTGGGGCGGGAACTGCGCAGTGGAGGCAAGTCCCTGCTGTACGTGGCCCGATCCGGTAAGCTCGCGGGGGTCATCGCCCTGCGGGACGAATTGCGACCCGAAGCTGGGCAGGCCTTGTCCATGCTCAAGGAGCGCGGTATTCGGAAGATCGTCATGCTGACGGGCGACCATAAGGACACCGCGCAATCCATTGCCGCGGACCTCGGATGCGTGGACGAAATCCATTGGGAATTGAAGCCCGAGGACAAGGCCGATTTGTTGCGGGAATTGCAGGATGCTGGTCACTTTCTGGCCTTTGCCGGGGATGGGGTGAATGATGCGCCCGCCCTGGTTTCGGCGGATGTGGGCATCTGCATGCCCGGTGGCGCGGACCTGGCACGGGAGGCGGCCCAGGTGGTGTTGTTGGAGGATGACTTACGGCTGTTGGCCATGGCCCGGGACTTGGCCGCGAACACGCAGCATGTTTTGACGCGGTCGTTTCAAGCCGCGGTGGGCATCAACTCCGCCATCTTATTGGCCGCATCCACCGGCAAACTGTCACCCGTTGTCTCCGCGTTTCTGCACAACGCCAGCACTCTTGGCATTCTGGGGTACGCAGGCATGGCCGGTCGGGGAGCGAAGGCCACGAAGACACGAAGCAATGCCGCGAACCGTTCTCAGGAGAAATGA